From a single Silene latifolia isolate original U9 population chromosome 6, ASM4854445v1, whole genome shotgun sequence genomic region:
- the LOC141587928 gene encoding uncharacterized protein LOC141587928, whose product MLKANLVKMKRMMQRKRMMQMKTMMQMRRMNLAKVKRMTEMKRRRMIKKKKMKTTKRGVARMMKMHLMKMKTMMLMNMMHPGRVTKQLASQKMNLVKVIV is encoded by the exons atgaagaggatgatgcagAGGAAAAGGATGATGCAGATGAAGACGATGATGCAGATGAGGAGGATGAATCTGGCAAAGGTCAAGaggatgacggagatgaagaggaggaggatgataaagaagaagaaaatgaagacgacAAAGAGGGGAGTGGCGAGGATGATGAAGATGCATCTGATGAAG ATGAAAACGATGATGCTGATGAATATGATGCATCCGGGCAGGGTGACAAAACAACTAGCGAGCCAGAAGATGAATCTGGTGAAGGTAATAGTGTAA